One genomic window of Fusarium verticillioides 7600 chromosome 2, whole genome shotgun sequence includes the following:
- a CDS encoding 30S ribosomal protein S12, giving the protein MVGSILRQFFSPATRRPLTTALSTPPSRLIQPTLRTFTTSAPRAFAPTTARPATLNQVLRGIRKGKRARHAVSPALSNTNCPALKGVCLRVGVVRPKKPNSGERKTARVKLSTGAVVTAYIPGEGHNIQQHSVVLVRGGRAQDCPGVRYHLVRGALDLGGVASRTTSRSKYGTKKPKKATVG; this is encoded by the exons ATGGTCGGCTCCATCCTCCGCCAGTTCTTCTCCCCGGCGACACGTCGTCCCCTCACCACAGccctctcaacaccaccaagccGGCTGATCCAACCAACCCTCCGAACATTCACAACCTCAGCACCCCGCGCATTCGCTCCCACAACAGCTCGTCCAGCGACATTGAACCAAGTCCTCCGCGGTATCCGAAAGGGCAAGCGCGCTCGTCACGCTGTCTCACCTGCTCTGTCCAACACAAACTGTCCCGCTCTCAAGGGTGTCTGTCTGcgtgttggtgttgttcgacccaagaagcccaactCTGGTGAGCGAAAGACCGCTCGTGTAAAGCTTTCCACTGGAGCTGTTGTTACGGCGTATATCCCTGGCGAGGGACACAATATTCAGCAGCATAGTGTTGTATTGGTACGAGGCGGACGTGCACAGGATTGTCCTGGTGTGAGATACCATCTTGTTCGAGGAGCTCTGGATCTG GGTGGTGTTGCGAGCCGAACAACAAGTCGAAGCAAGTACGGcaccaagaagccaaagaaggcCACAGTTGGTTAA
- a CDS encoding alpha 1,2-mannosyltransferase codes for MAAGHTRYVRYIALALFTLTMFYFFSNSKIDTIPVPGSVGNFPGGPGSPSNQQQAPGTIPKSPDAGNNVNFPGQQAPVAEEGDTALTKDDAPAQKPAGDAPAVPAPQTPKEGPASGQLAEAPLAMSPNDPGWNNLQGTAPGPRMNATFVTLARNQDVWEIAESIRQVEDRFNRRYNYDWVFLNDKPFDEQFKKVTTSLCSGKTHYGLIPEEHWSFPEWIDQEKARKVREDMHERKIIYGDSISYRHMCRFESGFFFRQELMMNYEYYWRVEPSVKLFCDIHYDPFRVMHENNKKYSFVLSLYEYIDTIPTLWASTKKFMQNHPEHISSDNSMRFLSDDGGENYNKCHFWSNFEVGSLSWLRSKPYLDFFESLDKDGGFFYERWGDAPVHSIAAGLLLKKEQIHFFEDIAYYHVPFTHCPTDEQRRLDLRCHCNPDNNFDWKGYSCTSRFFELNGMEKPKGYEKQQ; via the exons ATGGCTGCAGGTCATACGCGCTACGTGCGCTATATTGCGCTCGCGCTTTTC ACGCTCACTATGttctacttcttctccaaTTCCAAGATCGATACCATCCCCGTTCCTGGCAGTGTCGGTAATTTCCCAGGCGGTCCTGGAAGCCCCAGCAACCAGCAGCAAGCTCCTGGCACCATCCCCAAGTCCCCCGATGCCGGTAACAACGTCAACTTCCCTGGCCAGCAAGCAcctgttgctgaggagggaGACACTGCCCTCACTAAGGACGATGCTCCCGCACAGAAGCCTGCTGGCGATGCCCCCGCTGTTCCTGCTCCTCAGACTCCCAAGGAGGGTCCTGCTTCAGGCCAGCTTGCTGAGGCTCCTCTGGCTATGTCCCCCAACGACCCTGGCTGGAACAACCTCCAGGGCACTGCTCCCGGTCCCCGTATGAACGCTACATTTGTTACTCTTGCCCGAAACCAGGACGTTTGGGAGATTGCCGAGTCCATTCGACAAGTCGAGGATCGTTTCAATCGCCGATACAACTACGACTGGGTCTTCCTCAACGATAAACCTTTCGATGAGCAGTTCAAGAAGGTTACCACCTCTCTCTGCTCTGGTAAGACTCACTATGGTCTGATTCCCGAGGAACACTGGTCTTTCCCTGAGTGGATTGACCAGGAGAAGGCCCGCAAGGTCCGTGAGGATATGCACGAGCGAAAGATTATCTACGGTGATTCCATCAGCTACCGTCACATGTGCCGATTCGAGTCTGGTTTCTTCTTCCGACAGGAACTCATGATGAACTACGAGTACTACTGGCGTGTTGAGCCCTccgtcaagctcttctgCGACATCCACTACGACCCCTTCCGTGTCATGcacgagaacaacaagaagtACAGTTTtgttctctctctctacGAGTACATCGACACTATTCCCACCCTCTGGGCTAGCACCAAGAAGTTCATGCAGAACCACCCTGAGCATATCTCTTCCGATAACTCTATGCGCTTCCTCAGTGATGACGGTGGCGAGAACTACAACAAGTGCCATTTC TGGTCCAACTTTGAGGTTGGTAGCTTGTCCTGGCTCCGCAGCAAGCCTTATCTCGATTTCTTCGAGTCTCTTGATAAGGACGGTGGTTTCTTCTACGAGCGATGGGGTGATGCTCCTGTCCACTccattgctgctggtcttctccTTAAGAAGGAGCAGATTCACTTCTTCGAGGACATTGCCTACTACCACGTTCCTTTCACTCACTGCCCCACTGACGAGCAGCGACGTCTGGATCTCCGTTGCCACTGCAACCCTGATAACAACTTTGACTGGAAGGGTTACTCTT GCACTTCTCGATTCTTCGAGCTCAACGGCATGGAGAAGCCCAAGGGCTACGAGAAGCAGCAGTAG